In Anopheles gambiae chromosome 2, idAnoGambNW_F1_1, whole genome shotgun sequence, a single window of DNA contains:
- the LOC1281223 gene encoding malate dehydrogenase, mitochondrial has protein sequence MFARAVKTAACQGAKNFSTTSQNNVKVAVCGASGGIGQPLSLLLKNSPLVTELSLYDIVHTPGVAADLSHIETQSKVTGYNGPENLEKALKGADIVIIPAGVPRKPGMTRDDLFNTNASIVRDLAAGCAKACPKALIGIISNPVNSTVPIACDTLQKAGVLDPRRVFGVSTLDIVRANTFVGEAAGVDPQKMSVPVIGGHSGVTIIPVLSQTKPGVNFPQDKITALTERIQEAGTEVVKAKAGAGSATLSMAYAGARFALALARAMNGEQNVIECAYVRSDVTESKYFATPLLLGKNGLEKNLGLPKLNAYEQELLKKAIPELKKNIQKGEEFVKKN, from the exons ATGTTTGCCCGTGCCGTGAAAACTGCCGCCTGCCAGGGTGcgaaaaacttttccaccaCCAGCCAG AACAATGTTAAGGTGGCCGTTTGCGGTGCGTCCGGTGGTATCGGCCAGCcgctgtcgctgctgctgaagaACAGCCCGCTGGTGACGGAACTGTCGCTGTACGACATCGTCCACACGCCCGGTGTGGCCGCCGATCTGTCGCACATCGAAACCCAGTCGAAGGTGACCGGCTACAATGGGCCGGAAAATCTGGAGAAGGCCCTGAAGGGTGCCGACATCGTCATCATTCCGGCCGGTGTGCCCCGCAAGCCCGGCATGACCCGTGACGATCTGTTCAACACGAACGCGTCGATCGTGCGCGACCTGGCGGCCGGCTGCGCCAAGGCCTGCCCGAAAGCGCTGATCGGTATCATCTCGAACCCGGTCAACTCGACCGTACCGATCGCTTGCGATACGCTGCAGAAGGCGGGCGTGCTGGACCCGCGCCGTGTCTTCGGTGTCTCCACGCTGGACATTGTGCGCGCGAACACGTTCGTCGGTGAGGCGGCCGGTGTCGACCCGCAGAAGATGAGCGTTCCCGTCATCGGTGGCCATTCCGGTGTCACCATCATCCCGGTGCTGTCCCAGACGAAGCCGGGCGTGAACTTCCCGCAGGACAAGATCACCGCCCTGACCGAGCGCATCCAGGAGGCCGGTACGGAGGTGGTGAAGGCGAAGGCCGGTGCCGGTTCGGCCACGCTGTCGATGGCTTATGCCGGTGCCCGGTTCGCACTCGCGCTGGCCCGTGCCATGAACGGCGAGCAGAACGTGATCGAATGTGCGTACGTTCGATCGGACGTGACGGAGTCGAAGTACTTCGCGACCCCGCTGCTGCTCGGCAAGAATGGGCTGGAGAAGAACCTGGGACTGCCGAAGCTGAACGCTTACGAGCAGGAGCTGCTCAAGAAGGCCATCCCGGAGCTGAAGAAGAACATCCAGAAGGGAGAGGAGTTTGTTAAGAAGAACTAA
- the LOC1281224 gene encoding GTP-binding protein Rheb homolog — protein MTYKQRNVAMMGYRSVGKSSLSIQFVEGQFVDSYDPTIENTFTKKTRIHQTDYEIRLVDTAGQDEYSIFPAQYSMDFHGYVLVYSITSQRSFEVIKIIYDKLLDMMGKAYVPVVLVGNKTDLHQERAVPTEEGRKLADSWKAQFLETSAKQNESVTDVFSLLIAQIERDNGNTSEKNSCTVS, from the exons ATGACGTACAAGCAGCGAAATGTGGCTATGATGGGATACCGTTCCGTAG GAAAATCTTCCCTCAGCATACAGTTTGTCGAAGGGCAATTCGTCGACTCGTACGATCCTACCATAGAAAATA CGTTCACGAAAAAGACCCGCATCCACCAGACGGACTATGAGATCCGATTAGTCGATACCGCCGGACAGGACGAGTACAGCATTTTTCCCGCCCAGTACAGCATGGATTTCCACGGCTACGTGTTGGTCTACTCGATTACCAGCCAGCGATCGTTCGAGGTGATAAAAATCATCTACGACAAGCTGCTGGACATGATGGGAAAGGCATA CGTCCCGGTGGTGCTGGTCGGCAACAAGACGGATCTACATCAGGAGCGGGCCGTGCCTACCGAGGAAGGCCGCAAGCTGGCCGATTCGTGGAAAGCACAGTTCCTAGAAACTTCCGCTAAACAAAATGAG TCCGTGACCGATGTATTTTCCCTGCTGATTGCCCAGATCGAACGAGATAATGGAAACACGAGCGAAAAGAACAGCTGTACCGTTTCGTGA
- the LOC3290529 gene encoding DNA helicase MCM9, with amino-acid sequence MEAYLKKHYAQEITDLLNNSDDLQHVSIHVNLTQLQREQPQLFARIFQDTQTELARWNECLLRAQKSLIEGNLFLDPGFQVKENCHVRFVNVPVSPAELRKSAYPNNDSVGQFLQVKGSVIRMSSSRFLEYRREYACTRCKQKVVIEAEYCKSYVFEPPGPCPNAREAGCRGQLQPVSAQPQPELCRDYQEIRIQEIMSERNVPASLVVTLEDDLVDSCQPGDCVTVCGPIEHRWKPPTVGRRTEVTIAMRANSVAREESKASWAKDLPEHLLCVPAEWQEVLREIGELAARDLLVQSIAPAIRGMYPVKLAIALALASCTERVGDGEQQATVRGHSHLLLVGDPGLAKSQLLKYASEIASRAVYTTGMGCSSAGLTAAAVKDEGEWQLEAGALVLADGGICCIDEFNLMRETDKASIHEAMEQQTISVAKAGMVCKLSTRCVVLAATNPKNLYTMSDGLGKSAENIGIGGPLLSRFDMVMILKDVRAADWDADIANHLLAQALLDEERECFEGEGNRTDRVAHWELEKLQLHFAAIKDFHPRVSPEANVILGAYYKACRSDPYRDPTRTTVRLLDSLFRLAQAHARLLLRNEVTPIDAITIIQLMEASWGFGKIGIPTYDLIKAQLPLGPEQGTIDRLLDVLNLHGVVQDTATVRPIDPNILRRYHRELIEKQKRKQLIEQREQSTDTGRIVSDGDDRSQQTVSSTLTTVNDFREQQLKTVPQVPPTSSKYALNPKANFKKLRKQTTAKATSEANSEDSTSRGARKRKRATNEVEEDLTLKAPLDDAALGNLLGSLRKSFGASEAQDPAASATEMAKTQTQSKDLSFSALLDTSQIFEDDDDDFEDATMKSSSRPIQSLLEKTIVMEKKEPTDHAHDVSSFALSKPKSSSQRASTHQTERTVPSGNASFSALLEQANSSRTLDETIEFDDEELFVASETRKRVANDRPPLDDTVPNTISATSISSSSFGTSRTQEEDSSNVHSLYQLKRPSQRRLPTASQRTTHVTQLTEQDTEDLLNFEIEPSGEFALLSESADVSDAPPTPCVPGVRTQARQKLQQFEFQPKREARPVDDDSAYDSMVRDGTVRQQERGTQQQCTISQYSGLADEDVELNLSDIEL; translated from the exons ATGGAAGCTTACCTAAAGAAGCACTACGCGCAGGAAATCACCGATCTGCTAAACAACTCCGATGACTTGCAGCACGTGTCCATACATGTGAA CCTTACGCAGCTGCAGCGCGAACAGCCGCAACTGTTTGCACGCATCTTTCAGGACACGCAGACAGAACTGGCCCGCTGGAACGAATGTTTGCTCCGTGCGCAAAAGTCACTCATCGAAGGCAATCTCTTCCTCGATCCGGGCTTCCAAGTCAAGGAAAACTGCCACGTGCGCTTCGTCAATGTGCCGGTGTCGCCGGCCGAGCTGCGGAAGTCGGCCTACCCGAACAACGACAGCGTGGGACAGTTTCTGCAGGTGAAGGGCAGCGTGATACGCATGTCCTCGAGCCGGTTTCTGGAGTACAGGCGCGAGTACGCCTGCACGCGCTGCAAGCAGAAGGTGGTGATCGAGGCGGAGTACTGCAAATCGTACGTGTTCGAACCGCCCGGACCGTGCCCGAATGCTCGCGAGGCCGGCTGCCGTGGCCAGCTGCAGCCAGTGTCGGCCCAACCGCAGCCGGAGCTGTGCCGCGACTATCAGGAGATCCGCATCCAGGAGATTATGAGCGAACGGAACGTGCCGGCATCGCTGGTGGTGACGCTCGAGGATGATCTCGTGGACAGCTGCCAGCCGGGAGATTGCGTGACCGTGTGCGGTCCGATCGAGCACCGGTGGAAGCCGCCCACCGTTGGCCGCCGGACCGAGGTGACGATAGCGATGCGGGCAAACAGTGTGGCGCGGGAGGAAAGCAAAGCAAGCTGGGCCAAAGATTTGCCCGAACACCTGCTGTGCGTTCCGGCCGAGTGGCAGGAGGTGCTGCGCGAGATCGGTGAGCTTGCCGCGCGCGATCTGCTGGTGCAATCGATCGCACCCGCCATCCGTGGCATGTATCCGGTAAAGCTGGCCATCGCACTAGCGTTGGCCTCCTGCACGGAAAGGGTGGGCGATGGGGAGCAACAGGCGACGGTACGCGGACACTCCCATCTGTTGCTGGTCGGCGATCCGGGGCTAGCCAAATCGCAGCTGCTCAAGTACGCGTCCGAAATTGCCAGCCGGGCCGTGTACACCACCGGCATGGGCTGCTCCTCGGCGGGCTTAACGGCGGCCGCGGTGAAGGACGAAGGCGAATGGCAGCTGGAGGCCGGTGCGCTCGTTCTGGCCGACGGTGGTATCTGCTGTATCGACGAGTTTAATCTGATGCGCGAAACGGATAAGGCATCGATTCACGAAGCGATGGAGCAGCAAACGATCAGCGTGGCAAAGGCGGGCATGGTTTGCAAGCTCAGCACGCGGTGCGTCGTGCTGGCCGCGACCAATCCCAAAAATCTCTATACCATGTCCGACGGGCTGGGCAAGTCGGCGGAAAACATCGGCATCGGCGGCCCGCTGCTGTCCCGCTTCGATATGGTGATGATCCTGAAGGACGTCCGGGCCGCCGATTGGGACGCGGACATTGCCAACCATCTGCTCGCACAGGCCCTGCTGGACGAGGAGCGGGAGTGTTTCGAGGGGGAGGGCAACCGAACGGATCGGGTCGCACACTGGGAGCTGGAGAAGCTGCAGCTGCACTTTGCCGCCATCAAGGACTTTCATCCGCGCGTCTCGCCCGAAGCGAACGTGATTCTCGGTGCGTACTATAAGGCGTGTCGGTCGGATCCGTACCGTGATCCTACGCGCACGACCGTTCGGCTGCTGGACAGTTTGTTCCGTTTGGCGCAGGCACAcgcgcggctgctgctgcgcaatGAGGTTACACCGATCGATGCGATCACGATCATTCAGCTGATGGAGGCCAGCTGGGGCTTTGGCAAAATCGGTATACCGACGTACGATCTGATAAAGGCGCAGCTGCCCCTTGGACCGGAGCAAGGCACCATCGATCGACTGCTGGATGTGCTAAATCTGCATGGTGTGGTGCAGGATACCGCCACGGTGCGGCCGATCGATCCCAACATACTGCGACGCtatcatcgtgaactgatcgaAAAGCAAAAGAGGAAGCAGCTAATAGAGCAGCGGGAGCAGAGTACTGATACTGGACGGATAGTTTCGGATGGCGATGATCGAAGTCAGCAAACGGTTTCGTCTACGTTGACCACGGTTAATGACTTTCGGGAGCAGCAGCTGAAAACTGTACCGCAGGTACCGCCGACCAGTTCGAAGTACGCACTCAACCCCAAGGCAAACTTCAAAAAGCTCCGCAAACAGACGACGGCGAAAGCAACATCCGAAGCAAACTCGGAAGATTCTACCTCTCGAGGAGCTAGAAAACGCAAACGTGCAACGAATGAGGTTGAGGAGGATTTGACGCTGAAGGCACCGTTAGACGATGCAGCACTAGGGAACTTACTTGGTTCGTTGAGAAAAAGTTTCGGTGCCTCCGAAGCGCAAGATCCAGCAGCTTCAGCTACCGAAatggcaaaaacacaaacgcaaaGTAAAGATCTTTCGTTTAGTGCTCTACTGGATACGAGTCAAATATTtgaggacgatgatgatgacttcGAGGATGCAACTATGAAATCATCTTCCCGTCCCATTCAATCACTGCTCGAAAAAACGATTGtaatggaaaagaaagaaccAACGGATCATGCGCACGATGTTTCGAGCTTCGCCTTATCCAAACCTAAAAGTAGCAGTCAGCGTGCTTCTACGCACCAAACGGAGCGCACGGTTCCCAGTGGAAATGCTTCGTTCAGTGCTCTTTTAGAGCAAGCAAACTCTAGCAGAACGTTGGACGAAACCATTGAATTCGACGATGAGGAGTTGTTCGTTGCGTCAGAGACAAGGAAGAGAGTAGCAAATGATCGTCCACCGCTAGACGACACTGTGCCGAACACGATCAGCGCAACGAGCATTAGCAGTAGTAGCTTTGGGACCAGTCGCACACAGGAAGAAGATTCCTCTAACGTCCACTCTTTGTATCAATTAAAACGACCGAGTCAACGCCGGTTGCccacagccagccagcgaACGACCCATGTGACGCAGCTTACTGAGCAGGATACAGAGGATCTGCTTAACTTCGAAATCGAACCTTCCGGTGAGTTTGCACTGCTGAGCGAATCTGCTGATGTGTCCGATGCGCCTCCGACTCCTTGCGTGCCGGGAGTACGAACACAAGCGCGCCAAAAGCTTCAACAGTTTGAATTTCAACCTAAGCGTGAGGCACGCCCGGTGGACGATGACAGTGCGTACGATTCGATGGTTCGTGATGGAACGGTTAGGCAGCAGGAGCGTGGCACCCAGCAGCAGTGTACTATCTCCCAGTACAGTGGGCTTGCCGATGAGGATGTGGAGCTTAATCTATCCGACATTGAACTGTAA